The following proteins are encoded in a genomic region of Gemmatimonadota bacterium:
- a CDS encoding FAD-dependent oxidoreductase, translated as MQDHARVVIIGAGIAGTSVAYHLGQLGWKDIMVLEKGPLFKTGGSTSHAPGLVFQVNVSRLMSVFARETTQLYQRLSPPDGEPLWFEVGGLEVATTLERFDDLKRKVGAGRAWGIDTGLLGPDEVREKIPLLTDPIYGALYTPSDGIARAWQLAETMAEHAQAGGAARFYGNTTVTGIDVVEGRVVAVHTDRGHIRTEAIVCAAGIWGRLIGQMAGVSLPLVPFCHLYAETAPLPELAGETMQYRHPILRHQDRAIYCRQEGEAYLVGSYDHEPLRVEPENIESHEEAPVMPSMRPWSAAAFREGMISASKLLPALDRAALSRKVNGLLLFTPDGMPVLGEAPQVKGFWSAEAVWITHAGGAGKAVAEWMANGQPTMDLRHADLARFLPYQRTTSYVVQRSTQQYREVYDIIHPAQPIDAPRGLRLLLCHQRYRELGAVFVESAGWERPQWFETNAVPIDHSHTRSGWAARFWSPIIGTEHLAVRERVGLFDLTPFAKFRVSGPGALAFLDYLAANRMDQPQGCITYTSMLTPQGGIQCDLTVTRLADDQFLIVTGGSTAERDKAWIRRYMPTDGSVVLCDESSRWCCIGVWGPRARELLRRTTDADVSDRAFPYLTARHLDIGAIPVLALRISYVGELGWELYAPFEFGQALWDELWQAGQPHGAIAAGLGAFDSLRLEKGYRLWGNELHTEYNPLEAGLSFAVRMEKGDFIGRAALARAREQGPAQKLCCLTLDVPNAVVMGNEPIWINGRIGGYVTSANYGYSIDRGIAYGYLPVQHARVGTQVEIEYFGESFPATVASEPLWDPQMTRLKC; from the coding sequence ATGCAAGATCACGCACGGGTCGTTATCATCGGTGCCGGTATCGCCGGAACCAGCGTCGCCTACCACCTTGGGCAACTGGGGTGGAAGGACATTATGGTCCTGGAAAAGGGGCCGCTGTTCAAAACCGGCGGCTCGACCTCCCACGCCCCCGGCCTCGTTTTCCAGGTCAATGTCTCGCGCCTGATGTCTGTTTTTGCACGCGAGACGACCCAACTCTACCAACGCCTCAGTCCACCCGACGGCGAGCCATTGTGGTTTGAGGTCGGAGGATTGGAAGTAGCGACGACGCTCGAGCGGTTCGACGACCTCAAGCGCAAGGTCGGGGCTGGCCGGGCCTGGGGCATTGATACCGGTTTGCTCGGTCCGGACGAGGTCCGCGAAAAAATCCCGCTGTTGACCGACCCGATTTACGGTGCCCTGTACACGCCTAGCGATGGTATTGCACGGGCCTGGCAACTGGCCGAGACCATGGCCGAGCACGCCCAGGCTGGCGGGGCTGCACGGTTTTATGGAAATACCACAGTAACCGGCATTGACGTGGTCGAAGGTCGCGTGGTTGCGGTGCATACTGATCGCGGGCATATCCGCACCGAGGCCATCGTCTGCGCGGCCGGGATATGGGGGCGCCTGATCGGTCAGATGGCCGGTGTCTCCCTGCCGCTGGTGCCTTTTTGCCACCTGTACGCCGAAACAGCCCCCTTGCCCGAACTCGCTGGGGAAACCATGCAGTACCGGCACCCCATCCTCCGCCATCAGGATCGGGCGATCTACTGTCGGCAAGAGGGCGAGGCGTACCTGGTCGGTTCCTACGATCACGAGCCTTTGCGCGTCGAGCCAGAGAATATCGAATCACACGAGGAAGCTCCCGTGATGCCTTCCATGCGGCCCTGGTCGGCCGCAGCCTTCCGCGAGGGGATGATCTCGGCCAGCAAACTGCTGCCAGCACTTGATCGAGCCGCACTATCCCGCAAGGTCAACGGCCTGTTGCTGTTTACACCAGACGGAATGCCCGTGCTCGGCGAGGCCCCTCAGGTCAAGGGGTTTTGGTCGGCCGAGGCGGTGTGGATCACGCATGCTGGTGGTGCTGGCAAGGCGGTCGCCGAGTGGATGGCAAACGGTCAGCCAACCATGGATTTGCGCCACGCCGACCTCGCCCGCTTCCTTCCCTACCAGCGTACCACATCCTACGTCGTCCAGCGCAGTACGCAGCAATACCGCGAGGTTTACGACATCATTCATCCGGCCCAGCCTATAGACGCCCCGCGCGGCCTGCGCCTCCTCCTGTGCCACCAACGCTATCGGGAACTGGGGGCCGTCTTTGTCGAAAGCGCGGGATGGGAACGGCCTCAGTGGTTTGAGACCAACGCGGTTCCCATTGACCACAGCCACACCCGCAGCGGTTGGGCGGCGCGTTTTTGGTCGCCGATCATCGGCACAGAGCATCTCGCCGTCCGCGAGCGCGTGGGGCTTTTTGACCTGACCCCGTTTGCCAAATTTCGCGTATCCGGGCCGGGGGCTCTGGCGTTCTTGGACTATTTGGCCGCCAACCGCATGGATCAACCCCAGGGCTGCATTACCTACACTTCAATGCTCACGCCGCAGGGAGGCATCCAGTGCGACCTGACCGTAACACGCCTTGCCGACGATCAATTCCTCATCGTCACAGGCGGCAGCACCGCCGAGCGCGACAAGGCGTGGATCCGCCGTTACATGCCCACAGATGGCTCGGTTGTCCTGTGCGATGAGAGTAGCCGCTGGTGTTGTATAGGCGTTTGGGGTCCCAGGGCGCGCGAACTACTGCGTCGCACTACCGACGCCGATGTGTCTGACCGCGCATTTCCCTACCTGACCGCGCGGCATCTCGACATCGGCGCGATTCCGGTCCTCGCTTTGCGGATTTCCTATGTCGGCGAACTCGGCTGGGAACTTTACGCGCCGTTCGAGTTTGGGCAAGCCCTGTGGGATGAGCTCTGGCAAGCCGGTCAGCCCCACGGCGCAATTGCCGCCGGGCTGGGGGCTTTTGACTCCCTGAGGCTCGAAAAGGGCTATCGGCTTTGGGGAAACGAACTCCACACAGAGTACAATCCGCTGGAGGCCGGGCTTTCTTTTGCGGTGAGGATGGAGAAGGGGGACTTCATTGGTCGGGCAGCTCTTGCCAGGGCTCGTGAGCAAGGTCCGGCGCAAAAACTCTGCTGTCTGACCCTTGACGTACCCAACGCGGTGGTGATGGGGAACGAGCCGATTTGGATCAACGGTCGCATAGGCGGTTATGTCACCAGTGCCAATTACGGCTACTCCATTGACCGCGGTATCGCCTACGGTTATCTGCCGGTGCAACACGCCCGCGTGGGAACCCAGGTGGAGATCGAATACTTTGGCGAGTCTTTTCCAGCCACGGTCGCCTCCGAACCCTTGTGGGACCCGCAGATGACGCGCCTCAAGTGCTGA